Part of the Caulifigura coniformis genome, TGGCGTCGGGGATCTCCATGAGGGCCTGCTGGATCGCGTCCAGTTCGTTCAGGATGTTGGGCTGGTCGTTCGGGTTCTTCCGTTCATCGGGCAATGGAGGGCCAAAGAAGACGACCGCGGCGGCGGGATTGGCCGAGCGTGCGGCTCCGGAGAACCCAACGAACTCCACCGTGTGGCCGACGACAGGGTTTTTCCGGATGATCTCGCTGACCCGGCGGACGACGGCATCAGTCCGCTCGAGCGAGGCCCCATCAGGGAGCTGGATGACGGTAATCAGGTAGCCTTTGTCCTGCCGCGGAATGAACCCGCTGGGCACCGTCTGAAAGCCGACGCCGGTCAGGCCGATGAGGAACGCGTAGAGCAGCAAGGGCAACGCCAGCCGGCGCAGAAGCCAGCCTACGCTGCGCGCGTATCCGTTGCTGACGCGGTCGAAGAAGCGGTTGAAGCCGCGGAAGAACCAGCCGAACAGGAAATCCCAGGCACGCCCGAACCAGTCTTTGGGAGCCCCTTTGGGCTGCAACAGGATGGCGCATAGCGCGGGACTCAAGGTGAGGGAGACCATGGCCGACAACAGTGTGGACACGGCGATCGTCAGCGCGAACTGTCGGTAGAACTGCCCGCTGATTCCGGAAATGAAGGCCGTGGGAACGAAGACCGCGGACAAGCCGACCGCGATGGCGATGACGGCGGCCGTCACTTCATCCATCGCCTTGTGGGCGGCCTGACGTGGCGAGAGCCCGGCATGGATGTGACGCTCGACGTTTTCGACCACGACGATCGCATCGTCGACGACAATTCCGATGGCGAGGACGAGTCCGAACAGCGACAGCATGTTCAGCGAGAAGCCAAAGGCCGCCATGGCGGCGAACGTCCCGACAAGCGAAACGGGGATTGCGATCAATGGAATGAGCGTGGCCCGCCAGTTCTGCAGGAACACGAGCACCACGATGACTACGAGGATCGCCGCCTCGTAGAGCGTGTGAATGACGGAGTCGATCGATTCACGGACGAACACCGTCGGGTTGTAGGCGATCCGGTAGGTGAGTCCCTCGGGGAAGCTTTTTGAGAGGCGTTCGATCGTCTTCTGGAGTTCTGCGGCGGTGGCGAGCGCGTTGGAACCGGGCAACTGGAAGATGGCCATGCCGACGCCGACTTCGCCGTCGACATAGCTGTTGATCGAATAGTCGCGTGCCCCCAGCTCGATGCGGGCCACATCGCTGACACGCACGGTTCGTCCGTCGTCGCCCGTCTTGACGACCATTTCGGCGAATTGCCCGGGCTCGATCAGCCGTCCCAGGGTCTTGACGGTCAACTGAAAATCGCCGACGCCAGTCTGGGGGGGCTGACCGATGACGCCGCTGGCGACCTGCAGGTTCTGCGACTGCATGGCCTGCACGACGTCGGCCGGCGTCAACGACAGATGGGAGAGTTTTTCCGGATCGAGCCAGACCCGCATGCTGTATTCGCGGAGCCCTGGCGACGTGATGCTTCCGACGCCTTCCACGCGCGACAGCGCATCACGGACCTGGATCAGTGCGTAGTTGCTGAGATACAGCTGGTCGTAGCGTTTATCCGGCGAGACCAGGTGGATGACCATCAGGATGTCGGGGGACGACTTCAGCGTCGTGACGCCGAGACGCCGGACCTCTTCCGGCAACCGCGATTCGGCCGTCGCAACGCGGTTCTGAACGAGGACCTGGGCGTCGTCGAGATTCGTTCCCAGCTTGAAGGTGACGGTCAGTTCCATCTGGCCGTCGGTCGTGCTCTGCGACGACATGTAGAGCATGTTTTCGACGCCGTTGACTTCCTGCTCGATCGGCGTGGCGACGGTGTCCGCGATCACTTCGGGCGACGCGCCGGGATAGCTGGCGCGGACCACCACGGTGGGGGGGACGATGTCGGGATATTGTGCGGCCGGCAGAGCCAGGTAGGAGATGGCGCCGAAGATAGTCAGAACGATCGAGATGACCGTCGCGAAGATCGGCCGGTCGATAAAGAAATGGGCAACCTTCATGGCGTCACCTCGTTCTCCGTCGCGACGTCGGCCGGGAGTTGTCCGGTCACCAGGGCGCCCGTGGGAACCGTCGCGACCGGTCCGTTGTCGCCGTCGCCTGTCTCGGGTGCCGGCTTGCTGCGATACGATTGAAGCCACTGGTCGCGGGGAACGGGCCGGGCGTCCATGGGCAGGCCGTCATCGAGGGCGACCGTATCCTCGACGGTGGCTTTCACGACGGCGCCGGGCTGCACCCTCTGGAGGCCACGGAGCACGATCTGCTCTTCGCCGGTGAGGCCTTCGCGGACAATCCGCAGACCTTGAGCCCGTTTGCCAATCGCGATCTTCCGGCGCTGGACGGTGTCGTTGTCATCGAGGACGTAGACATATTTTTCCGACTGGTCGGTGGCGATGGCCGAATCGGGAATGAGGATCGCGTCGTAGCGTGCGCTGCCGGGAATGCGCACCTTCCCGAAGAGGCCAGGAGTGAGCTGGAAGTCCGGGTTCGTCAGGATGACACGGCCACGCATCGTGGCCGTCCGCCGATTCATGCGGTTGTCGAGGAAATCGAGCTGTCCGGAATGCGGGAAGCCTTTGTGCTCGTCGGCCAGACGGACATAGGCGGGCAGGCGGCTCTCGCGAATGCTGGCGATGGCTCCCGAATCGGAGAGCCTCATATACCGCAGGTACGACTGCTCGTCGGCGTCGAAGTCGACGTGAATCGGGTCGAGGGAGACGATCGTCGTCAGTAACGTCGCCTGCTCGGAGCCTCCGCTGATCAGATTTCCATCGGTGACGGCTCGTGCGCCGACGCGTCCTGAAACCGGGGCCCGCACCTCGGTGTATTCCAGATTCAGCCGGGAGGCAGCGAGTCGGGCCTGGGCCGCACGGTTGTCGGCCTCTGCGGTGACGACGGCGGACTTCGCCAGCGCCACGCGGGCGGCTTTCACATCGAGGTCAGCGACCGCCTGTTTGAAGCCGGACTCCCGGACATCCATCTGTTCCTGGGTCACCGCGTTGCTGACAACCAGACGTCGGCCTCGTTCCAGGTTCTTTGTCGCCAGTTCCTGCTGCGATTCTGCGGAGCGGACTTCGGCTTCTGCCTGAACGAGCTGTGCGCGGGCCTCGTGGGCACGGGCTTCCGCGCCTTCCAGATCGGCCTCGGCGAGTTCCACTGCGATTCGAAACGGGCGCTGATCGAGAATCGCCAGGAGATCGCCCTCCTGGACAATCTGCCCTTCGACGAAGTGCGTCGACTCAAGATGCCCGCTGACGCGCGCCCGAACTTCGACTTCTTCGATGGCGTCGATCCGGCCGACGTATTCATCCCATTCAACGATCGATGTCCGAACCGGCCTGGTGGCTGTGACCGCAATGGGTTGGGGAGGCGGGACTTCCGGGGGCTTCGAACAACCGGCGATCAGGCCGAGCAGTCCCGAGGCCACAATCCGTTGGACAGAAATCCTGGGAATCGCACTCATAGTTCACCGCATCCTGAAGTGTTTTCCGGCGAGCATCTGCAGGGGTGTCTACCTGTCAAATGGCCAGAGCCTTACAGGAATTCCGTGAGAAGAGGCGACAAATAAAGTATGAGTGAACTTTAAGCGGCGTGGGGACACGAGTTGCGTTGGCGGGCCGAAGTGTCGACACGTCGCCAGACGGCGAGGGAGCCTCAGGGGCCGTCGGCTGTCATGAGGAGGTCATGGCGCGACTCGCAGACCGAGGAGATTGCTTCTATTTGTGATTCACGGCGGCCAGCCCGGCGCCGAGGATCTCCCGAGACAGTTCGTCGTCGTCGACGACCCGGGCCAAGATGAGGGCGCCAATCAGAGTGGACCAGGCCCCGAGAGCCCGTTCGCGCCGGGCCGCACGGGAGCGCCCGGGAATCGCTGACGTCAGCGCGTCGATCAGGGTCTTGAAACCTGATGTGAACCGGGAACGGACCGACGTGTCGCGACGAACCAGGTCGCTTCCCAGGGCCGCCAGGAAGCAGCCCTCACCCATCGAGTCGCGATGTCTGACCGTCAGGTAGTCTTTTGCGATTGCCTCCATGGGGCGATCGGGGTGCGCGTCGGCGAGGGCTTTCCATCGCCCGAGGGCGCGTCCCAGTGCCCGTTCGCAGGTTTCCGCGATGAGATCTTCCTTGGAGTCAAAGTTGCCATAGAACCCGCCATGGGTCAGTCCGGCCTCCCGCATGAGATCGGCGATGCCAATGCCGTCAAAGCCTTTCTCGCGAAAGCACCGGGAGGCTGTTTCGACCACGTGCTGCCGGTTGCGAGC contains:
- a CDS encoding efflux RND transporter periplasmic adaptor subunit, with translation MSAIPRISVQRIVASGLLGLIAGCSKPPEVPPPQPIAVTATRPVRTSIVEWDEYVGRIDAIEEVEVRARVSGHLESTHFVEGQIVQEGDLLAILDQRPFRIAVELAEADLEGAEARAHEARAQLVQAEAEVRSAESQQELATKNLERGRRLVVSNAVTQEQMDVRESGFKQAVADLDVKAARVALAKSAVVTAEADNRAAQARLAASRLNLEYTEVRAPVSGRVGARAVTDGNLISGGSEQATLLTTIVSLDPIHVDFDADEQSYLRYMRLSDSGAIASIRESRLPAYVRLADEHKGFPHSGQLDFLDNRMNRRTATMRGRVILTNPDFQLTPGLFGKVRIPGSARYDAILIPDSAIATDQSEKYVYVLDDNDTVQRRKIAIGKRAQGLRIVREGLTGEEQIVLRGLQRVQPGAVVKATVEDTVALDDGLPMDARPVPRDQWLQSYRSKPAPETGDGDNGPVATVPTGALVTGQLPADVATENEVTP
- a CDS encoding efflux RND transporter permease subunit, whose amino-acid sequence is MKVAHFFIDRPIFATVISIVLTIFGAISYLALPAAQYPDIVPPTVVVRASYPGASPEVIADTVATPIEQEVNGVENMLYMSSQSTTDGQMELTVTFKLGTNLDDAQVLVQNRVATAESRLPEEVRRLGVTTLKSSPDILMVIHLVSPDKRYDQLYLSNYALIQVRDALSRVEGVGSITSPGLREYSMRVWLDPEKLSHLSLTPADVVQAMQSQNLQVASGVIGQPPQTGVGDFQLTVKTLGRLIEPGQFAEMVVKTGDDGRTVRVSDVARIELGARDYSINSYVDGEVGVGMAIFQLPGSNALATAAELQKTIERLSKSFPEGLTYRIAYNPTVFVRESIDSVIHTLYEAAILVVIVVLVFLQNWRATLIPLIAIPVSLVGTFAAMAAFGFSLNMLSLFGLVLAIGIVVDDAIVVVENVERHIHAGLSPRQAAHKAMDEVTAAVIAIAVGLSAVFVPTAFISGISGQFYRQFALTIAVSTLLSAMVSLTLSPALCAILLQPKGAPKDWFGRAWDFLFGWFFRGFNRFFDRVSNGYARSVGWLLRRLALPLLLYAFLIGLTGVGFQTVPSGFIPRQDKGYLITVIQLPDGASLERTDAVVRRVSEIIRKNPVVGHTVEFVGFSGAARSANPAAAVVFFGPPLPDERKNPNDQPNILNELDAIQQALMEIPDANIFVIPAPPVQGLGNSGGYKFVIQDRAGHGAQALQQATQELIAAAQKEPALAGVFTIYGASTPQLFADVDRVKAQMLNVPLTNVFDALQANLGSSYVNDFNLYGRTFQVRAQAEASFRDAADDITELKTRTSTGEMVPLGSVVDVRWETGPDRVVRYNMYPSSEVQGDTAPGYSSGQAIRTIERLAATVLPQGMTIEWTDIAFQEQLAGNTALYIFPLCVLFVFLVHSAEYESWSLPLAIILIAPICLPFALGGVWLRGMDNNLITQISFVVLIGLAAKNAVLIVEFAKQQEKEGLTSFQAAVEACRMRLRPIIMTSFAFILGVVPLARAVGPGFEMRQVLGTTVFSGMLGVTIFGLFLTPAFYVVLRKASAFFWKTRQEALAPRPSSHHPATLESKAPEHEPAVY
- a CDS encoding TetR/AcrR family transcriptional regulator, which produces MKVSREQAARNRQHVVETASRCFREKGFDGIGIADLMREAGLTHGGFYGNFDSKEDLIAETCERALGRALGRWKALADAHPDRPMEAIAKDYLTVRHRDSMGEGCFLAALGSDLVRRDTSVRSRFTSGFKTLIDALTSAIPGRSRAARRERALGAWSTLIGALILARVVDDDELSREILGAGLAAVNHK